Proteins from a single region of Rhea pennata isolate bPtePen1 chromosome 4, bPtePen1.pri, whole genome shotgun sequence:
- the LOC134140461 gene encoding cytochrome P450 4V2 isoform X2 → MLISMLQGWNMNLLVLQLASFLRSDCMQEGSDHSAACLCFFKQLQHYFQEFRNLPFFKIWLGPLPVMVLYDPDSVEVILSSSKHIEKSYLYKFLQPWLGTGLLTSTGDKWRTRRKMITPTFHFAILTDFLDVMNEQGNILVNKLEKHVDKEPFNVCPDVTLCALDIICETAMGRNVGAQENKDSEYVRAVYRMSDLIQRRQMSPWLWPDCVYMLFREGREHERSLKILHSFTDTVIAEKAAELENPKQGKCDADGNCEGRGSQKRKAFLDMLLSATDGEGNKLSYTDIREEVDTFMFEGHDTTAMAMNWVLYLLGHNPEVQQKVHRELDEVFGKSERPVTMEDLKKLWYLECVVKEALRLFPSVPLFARSLREDCYIKGYQIPKGTNVLVATYALHRDPEIFPDAEEFRPERFFPENCRGRHPYAYVPFSAGARNCIGQRFAQMEEKALLALILRRFWVDCCQKQEELGLTGELILRPKNGIWVQLKRRPNSVS, encoded by the exons ATGTTGATCTCCATGTTACAAGGATGGAACATGAACCTCTTAGTCCTGCAACTTGCTTCTTTCCTGAGATCTGATTGCATGCAAGAAGGGAGCGATCACAGTGCAGCTTGCCTTT gtttttttaaacaactgcaACATTATTTTCAAGAATTCAGGAATTtaccatttttcaaaatttggtTAGGACCCTTGCCTGTCATGGTTTTGTATGACCCTGACAGTGTGGAG GTTATTCTGAGCAGTTCAAAGCACATAGAAAAATCCTACCTGTACAAATTTCTACAGCCATGGCTGGGCACTGGACTTCTGACAAG CACTGGAGACAAGTGGCGGACACGGCGGAAGATGATAACTCCCACGTTCCACTTTGCAATCTTAACTGACTTTCTGGATGTTATGAATGAACAAGGGAATATTTTGGTGAATAAACTTGAGAAGCATGTTGATAAGGAGCCATTTAATGTCTGTCCTGATGTCACTCTGTGTGCCCTTGATATAATCTGTG AAACTGCGATGGGCAGGAATGTGGGCGCTCAGGAGAATAAGGATTCTGAGTATGTTCGTGCTGTTTACAG GATGAGCGATCTAATCCAACGGCGACAGATGAGCCCTTGGCTTTGGCCTGACTGTGTATATATGCTgttcagagaaggaagagagcatGAGAGGAGTCTCAAGATCCTTCACAGTTTTACAGATACA GTAATTgcagaaaaagctgcagaactTGAAAACCCCAAGCAAGGGAAATGTGATGCTGATGGCAACTGTGAAGGAAGAGGctcccaaaagagaaaagctttcctGGATATGCTCCTGAGTGCAACAGATGGTGAAGGGAACAAACTGAGCTACACGGACATTCGTGAGGAAGTGGATACTTTCATGTTTGAG GGTCACGATACAACGGCTATGGCTATGAACTGGGTGCTGTACCTACTGGGGCATAATCCTGAAGTCCAGCAGAAGGTTCACCGAGAACTGGACGAGGTGTTTG GTAAAAGTGAGCGTCCTGTGACGATGGAGGATTTGAAGAAGCTTTGGTACCTTGAGTGCGTTGTCAAAGAAGCGCTTCGTCTCTTCCCTTCGGTTCCGCTGTTTGCCCGTAGCTTGCGGGAGGATTGCTATATTA aaggctatcagatacCAAAAGGCACAAACGTTCTTGTGGCAACTTACGCGCTGCACAGAGACCCAGAGATCTTCCCTGACGCGGAGGAATTCAGGCCTGAGCGGTTCTTCCCCGAGAACTGCAGGGGAAGGCACCCGTATGCTTATGTGCCCTTCTCGGCTGGTGCCCGGAACTGCATTG GTCAGCGCTTTGCACAGATGGAAGAGAAAGCCCTTTTAGCCCTCATCCTGCGGCGCTTTTGGGTGGACTGCTGTCAAAAGCAAGAGGAGCTTGGTCTGACAGGAGAGCTGATTCTTCGTCCAAAAAACGGCATCTGGGTCCAACTGAAGAGAAGACCAAACTCTGTATCATAA
- the LOC134140461 gene encoding cytochrome P450 4V2 isoform X1: MEVLQRGAQPLPWVAGVVALLLTVVAACFLHSLVDHWWRWWVMKPIPGISPCYPLLGNALLFEREGEGFFKQLQHYFQEFRNLPFFKIWLGPLPVMVLYDPDSVEVILSSSKHIEKSYLYKFLQPWLGTGLLTSTGDKWRTRRKMITPTFHFAILTDFLDVMNEQGNILVNKLEKHVDKEPFNVCPDVTLCALDIICETAMGRNVGAQENKDSEYVRAVYRMSDLIQRRQMSPWLWPDCVYMLFREGREHERSLKILHSFTDTVIAEKAAELENPKQGKCDADGNCEGRGSQKRKAFLDMLLSATDGEGNKLSYTDIREEVDTFMFEGHDTTAMAMNWVLYLLGHNPEVQQKVHRELDEVFGKSERPVTMEDLKKLWYLECVVKEALRLFPSVPLFARSLREDCYIKGYQIPKGTNVLVATYALHRDPEIFPDAEEFRPERFFPENCRGRHPYAYVPFSAGARNCIGQRFAQMEEKALLALILRRFWVDCCQKQEELGLTGELILRPKNGIWVQLKRRPNSVS, translated from the exons ATGGAGGTCCTGCAGAGAGGAGCCCAGCCGCTCCCCTGGGTGGCCGGGGTCGTGGCTCTGCTCTTGACGGTTGTGGCAGCGTGCTTCCTGCACTCCCTGGTGGATCACTGGTGGCGGTGGTGGGTGATGAAGCCGATCCCGGGTATCAGCCCCTGCTATCCCCTGCTGGGAAATGCTCTGCTCTTTGAGCGGGAGGGAGAAG gtttttttaaacaactgcaACATTATTTTCAAGAATTCAGGAATTtaccatttttcaaaatttggtTAGGACCCTTGCCTGTCATGGTTTTGTATGACCCTGACAGTGTGGAG GTTATTCTGAGCAGTTCAAAGCACATAGAAAAATCCTACCTGTACAAATTTCTACAGCCATGGCTGGGCACTGGACTTCTGACAAG CACTGGAGACAAGTGGCGGACACGGCGGAAGATGATAACTCCCACGTTCCACTTTGCAATCTTAACTGACTTTCTGGATGTTATGAATGAACAAGGGAATATTTTGGTGAATAAACTTGAGAAGCATGTTGATAAGGAGCCATTTAATGTCTGTCCTGATGTCACTCTGTGTGCCCTTGATATAATCTGTG AAACTGCGATGGGCAGGAATGTGGGCGCTCAGGAGAATAAGGATTCTGAGTATGTTCGTGCTGTTTACAG GATGAGCGATCTAATCCAACGGCGACAGATGAGCCCTTGGCTTTGGCCTGACTGTGTATATATGCTgttcagagaaggaagagagcatGAGAGGAGTCTCAAGATCCTTCACAGTTTTACAGATACA GTAATTgcagaaaaagctgcagaactTGAAAACCCCAAGCAAGGGAAATGTGATGCTGATGGCAACTGTGAAGGAAGAGGctcccaaaagagaaaagctttcctGGATATGCTCCTGAGTGCAACAGATGGTGAAGGGAACAAACTGAGCTACACGGACATTCGTGAGGAAGTGGATACTTTCATGTTTGAG GGTCACGATACAACGGCTATGGCTATGAACTGGGTGCTGTACCTACTGGGGCATAATCCTGAAGTCCAGCAGAAGGTTCACCGAGAACTGGACGAGGTGTTTG GTAAAAGTGAGCGTCCTGTGACGATGGAGGATTTGAAGAAGCTTTGGTACCTTGAGTGCGTTGTCAAAGAAGCGCTTCGTCTCTTCCCTTCGGTTCCGCTGTTTGCCCGTAGCTTGCGGGAGGATTGCTATATTA aaggctatcagatacCAAAAGGCACAAACGTTCTTGTGGCAACTTACGCGCTGCACAGAGACCCAGAGATCTTCCCTGACGCGGAGGAATTCAGGCCTGAGCGGTTCTTCCCCGAGAACTGCAGGGGAAGGCACCCGTATGCTTATGTGCCCTTCTCGGCTGGTGCCCGGAACTGCATTG GTCAGCGCTTTGCACAGATGGAAGAGAAAGCCCTTTTAGCCCTCATCCTGCGGCGCTTTTGGGTGGACTGCTGTCAAAAGCAAGAGGAGCTTGGTCTGACAGGAGAGCTGATTCTTCGTCCAAAAAACGGCATCTGGGTCCAACTGAAGAGAAGACCAAACTCTGTATCATAA
- the LOC134140461 gene encoding cytochrome P450 4V2 isoform X3: MVLYDPDSVEVILSSSKHIEKSYLYKFLQPWLGTGLLTSTGDKWRTRRKMITPTFHFAILTDFLDVMNEQGNILVNKLEKHVDKEPFNVCPDVTLCALDIICETAMGRNVGAQENKDSEYVRAVYRMSDLIQRRQMSPWLWPDCVYMLFREGREHERSLKILHSFTDTVIAEKAAELENPKQGKCDADGNCEGRGSQKRKAFLDMLLSATDGEGNKLSYTDIREEVDTFMFEGHDTTAMAMNWVLYLLGHNPEVQQKVHRELDEVFGKSERPVTMEDLKKLWYLECVVKEALRLFPSVPLFARSLREDCYIKGYQIPKGTNVLVATYALHRDPEIFPDAEEFRPERFFPENCRGRHPYAYVPFSAGARNCIGQRFAQMEEKALLALILRRFWVDCCQKQEELGLTGELILRPKNGIWVQLKRRPNSVS; this comes from the exons ATGGTTTTGTATGACCCTGACAGTGTGGAG GTTATTCTGAGCAGTTCAAAGCACATAGAAAAATCCTACCTGTACAAATTTCTACAGCCATGGCTGGGCACTGGACTTCTGACAAG CACTGGAGACAAGTGGCGGACACGGCGGAAGATGATAACTCCCACGTTCCACTTTGCAATCTTAACTGACTTTCTGGATGTTATGAATGAACAAGGGAATATTTTGGTGAATAAACTTGAGAAGCATGTTGATAAGGAGCCATTTAATGTCTGTCCTGATGTCACTCTGTGTGCCCTTGATATAATCTGTG AAACTGCGATGGGCAGGAATGTGGGCGCTCAGGAGAATAAGGATTCTGAGTATGTTCGTGCTGTTTACAG GATGAGCGATCTAATCCAACGGCGACAGATGAGCCCTTGGCTTTGGCCTGACTGTGTATATATGCTgttcagagaaggaagagagcatGAGAGGAGTCTCAAGATCCTTCACAGTTTTACAGATACA GTAATTgcagaaaaagctgcagaactTGAAAACCCCAAGCAAGGGAAATGTGATGCTGATGGCAACTGTGAAGGAAGAGGctcccaaaagagaaaagctttcctGGATATGCTCCTGAGTGCAACAGATGGTGAAGGGAACAAACTGAGCTACACGGACATTCGTGAGGAAGTGGATACTTTCATGTTTGAG GGTCACGATACAACGGCTATGGCTATGAACTGGGTGCTGTACCTACTGGGGCATAATCCTGAAGTCCAGCAGAAGGTTCACCGAGAACTGGACGAGGTGTTTG GTAAAAGTGAGCGTCCTGTGACGATGGAGGATTTGAAGAAGCTTTGGTACCTTGAGTGCGTTGTCAAAGAAGCGCTTCGTCTCTTCCCTTCGGTTCCGCTGTTTGCCCGTAGCTTGCGGGAGGATTGCTATATTA aaggctatcagatacCAAAAGGCACAAACGTTCTTGTGGCAACTTACGCGCTGCACAGAGACCCAGAGATCTTCCCTGACGCGGAGGAATTCAGGCCTGAGCGGTTCTTCCCCGAGAACTGCAGGGGAAGGCACCCGTATGCTTATGTGCCCTTCTCGGCTGGTGCCCGGAACTGCATTG GTCAGCGCTTTGCACAGATGGAAGAGAAAGCCCTTTTAGCCCTCATCCTGCGGCGCTTTTGGGTGGACTGCTGTCAAAAGCAAGAGGAGCTTGGTCTGACAGGAGAGCTGATTCTTCGTCCAAAAAACGGCATCTGGGTCCAACTGAAGAGAAGACCAAACTCTGTATCATAA